In the genome of Deltaproteobacteria bacterium, one region contains:
- the dksA gene encoding RNA polymerase-binding protein DksA: protein MEAKDLEFFRQYLTQMIDDIQRQGEATIEDMSENVEYYSDPADRASAESDRTFTLRLRDRDRKLIKKINEALDRIDDGTFGVCEDCGEEIGIPRLKARPVTTLCIECKSRREEEERLRGD from the coding sequence ATGGAAGCCAAAGACCTTGAATTCTTTAGGCAATATTTGACGCAGATGATAGATGACATTCAACGCCAGGGCGAGGCGACCATTGAGGACATGTCGGAAAACGTGGAATACTATTCCGATCCCGCCGACCGGGCCTCGGCCGAGTCCGACCGGACCTTTACCTTGCGCCTTCGGGATCGGGACCGGAAGTTGATCAAGAAAATCAACGAGGCACTGGATCGGATCGACGACGGAACCTTCGGTGTTTGCGAGGACTGTGGCGAGGAAATAGGCATTCCGCGTCTCAAGGCCCGGCCGGTGACAACCTTGTGCATCGAGTGCAAGAGCCGTCGGGAAGAAGAAGAACGGTTGCGGGGTGATTGA